aACTTTTTTTCATCTCTGGTGTTTATTGCAGACGTTTCCGTTAAAATGTCAAACGAGCTCTATACGCAGGACTAATCATTGGCAGGACTAATTTGTTATTGGCAAACCAGTTAGTTACAGTTACACAAATGTGGCTTATGCTGGTTTAGACCGATTAAGGCTATTGTCACTTAAAAGTAGTTTAAGAACAATGAAGTTTGAAGCCAAAATATGATTGGAAAAATAACAGTTAAATATCAGTATATCGATCATCAACATTATAATGATGCAAAATAAACATGACAGcaattttttggtatttttatgAGATAtgtttccatacaatttcatcaaacattgtttttctaCTTAATATTTCGCCAATAAGTAATTTCGCCTATGATATGTGAAACCGATTGCCGTCAAATTATATTTACATTACCATTTACATCGCCATTAATTAGAAATGCATGAATTCCACTTATTTTATGACCGCCATTATGAAGAAATTGATTCCAATGGAAATATTTAACCATCTATTAAATATCCTCATAACGGGTTTTACTGCTAAATGAATAACATCAATTCCGGAAAACGAGAAATACTCAGAACAGTACACAGCCTTCTAACTAATACGGATTTTAATTACTGATAACTTTACATTGAAATGCCATTGACGCTGCGTACCGCGTGCGTACCGACAAATACACGAACCCGCTTCACAATGCCCCAATAAGCTGAATGCatgagggaaaaaaaacattatcaaTTCTCTGTGAGAACTTTCCACTTCACGGCAATGCATTGCCatgattttcaaacaaaagcCAAGTTCTGCGAAAAGCTTTCCCCTTCAGCACAAAGTGGGAAAAGTTAGCTTCCACGGAAATCTGACGGCACGGCacgggatggatggattgCATTTTCAATAACCGCCTGATTGCACATCGTTCCCCACCATTCTTCCCTTACACTTCACCATACGCTTACACTTTACCGCTGTCAATGGATGCAATCTGATGCACGTTGTTCCAGCGTGCAGCGTGCCCGCACCATTAATAACGCAGCTACAAGCCAAACTTTGGACGGAACGAAAGCGAACGAAAGAAACACTACCAAAAGAAGCTTAAAATGTGTTTCCTTTACGAAAGTATATCTATAGCTTTTTACAGCAGCCTCTCCCGAAAGTTACtatttttgggggggggggcgaataGGGGAAAATAAGCTTTACCAGAAACATTCCATTCACTTAACgcacaccgaccgaccgagtGGTTCGAGGCGCAAATTCACTTTTTCCCGTTATTGTTCTGTAAaataagaagcaaaaacaagccTGCTTTAGACGTCAATGCAACAGCCGTAAATGATTCTTGTACCGTTGACGCAGTGTCATGCAAGGAAAGGATTCGTTTTTCTTCTAAGAGAGACTTACAacttttgtatttttactGTGCCGTGCTTACTCCAACTTGTCCCTTGAGGAGGCCCGTTCATTGCAAATGCACCGAAGACaaagtttaaaatttaaacaaaaaaccttcgctttttaaaaaaaggatTAATTGTAATGTAGAATATACAAAATCCCATCTTTATAATATGGCCACCTTGGCAGAGATCATACCTTTAGTTTAAGTACCGTGTAAAGAATTACCGTCTCGCTCTAACAACCTTGACATAAAATGTCatatgaactgtcaaaaaaataaaaaagaaaagccgATCTACGTTGAAGATTCAGAGAGACAAAACGTGTTTAAAGACTTATGTAATTTTAcatctcagaagtgggatCCAACCGTGGAAAATTGATcagaaatggaaacaaaagatACAATGATTTGCACCCTTGAAAATGCTGGAATTTCGATACGTCCCGCTGCCACCATTCGCGAAATTCGCCAGCTATACACCAGCGTTGTTGGTGGTGCTTCTGTCCCGGCAGAGATTGAGGTTAAGAGTACGATGGCCGATACACGTGGAAAACATGCTGAAAACATCAGTGCCCCTGCTCCTCCGGAGGTTGATGTTAAACGAGCACTTGCCGAAATGGGTGGAGACAACgcaacaaatattgaaatcgACCAAGGCTCACAGAACGAATCGCATTGTGTAACTCCCGAAGATGAAGTGGCTTCCCTACGAAAGCGACTTGAAATTCTCGAGCTCCGAGAAAAAATCAAGCAGTTAGAAACACGCAGTAATGAGCCTGTTACACAATCACCAACGATAATTAAATTCGAAGAATTTATCGATAAATTTAGTGGTGACAATTCAGACCAAATTGAGCAATGGCTACGTGAATTGGAAAGAGCGTTTCTTCCTtacaaaatgaatgaaaccACAAAATTCTACAATGCTCGTCGGTTGCTGACGGGTACTGCAGCATTGTTCGTAAAAACAATCGATGTGGAAACATACGCTGAGCTTAAAGAGGAGCTTCTTAAAACCTTCGCTAAAACTCCGTCAATTGAAAACGTGTACCGGCAATTGAGAACACGTCGGCTTTCCCGCAATGAGTCAGTAGCAAGATATGTTttagaaatgaaacaaatagcCGGAGATGAAATCGTCGAGGAAGAATTGATCAACATAATAATTGATGGTATTGGTGATCCCATAAACACCGCTGCTATACGTTATTCAGCCAAATCCGTCGAAGAACTTCAACAAATGCTGAAAAAATACGAGATGATACGCCCTCAACAGAACTCAGTACAACGAGTGAACATCGCTTCATCGTCGACGTCCCCCCGTAATGTTTCTGTGGTCAAGAACAAGAACGCCATAGAAGAAATCCGTTGCTACAATTGCTCCAAAATCGGTCACTACCAAAGTTCCTGCCCTTCCCCTCGACGACCTGCAGGATCCTGTTTTTTGTGCCATCAAATGGGTCACAGTTATCAGAACTGCCCTAATCGGGTGAAGAACACTTCTGCTGCTATCACTACACAGGACAGGGAAATTGTAAATTCAGAACAAGAGGTAAGTGTTGCATTTGATATTGATAATGAGCATCAGAGTAGTGTTTCACAAGTGTGTTCTCTTTTTGATACCGGCAGCCCGAGGAGCTTTATTAGCAAATCGATAGTACCAATGATGTTTCTTGATCGAGCATGTAATTCTGGATATAGAGGACTAGGAAATACACATTTAACATCGCTTGGCCAAGTAAAATGCCGTCTAAGGTTCCGAAACAAAATAGTAATACATACCCTCATTATTTTACCAGAAGAAGAAATTGCATGGCCAATAATTGCAGGTAGAGATTTATTGGAAAAATTaaatgtgtatttgtgtgaaTTACCATATCAATATTCTGCCAAGGcattaatgaaaataaacagaaaaacacaaatcATACCAGAACCACTTGTGATTTCACGGCTGCGctcatttcatatttttaaagattCCTCAACGAATTGGGTTGAACATAAAGATTGTCCCGTTGTAATGAATGCTGTGTCCTCTGATGACGTTCCCTCGAAAACTTCGGTGAATCTATTTCAAACGGACATTTGTGTCACGTATGGTACTCTCTCGAAAGAAATCGGTAATCGTCGGCAGTCTAGTAGTTACGAAGACTTGAACACAACATTTGAAGAAATGTGTGCTATTTGCATGGTAGAACCTAACGACAAGCTAAACATAAGTTCACATCTAAAGCCAcatgaaattg
This sequence is a window from Anopheles merus strain MAF chromosome 3R, AmerM5.1, whole genome shotgun sequence. Protein-coding genes within it:
- the LOC121596897 gene encoding uncharacterized protein LOC121596897, which codes for METKDTMICTLENAGISIRPAATIREIRQLYTSVVGGASVPAEIEVKSTMADTRGKHAENISAPAPPEVDVKRALAEMGGDNATNIEIDQGSQNESHCVTPEDEVASLRKRLEILELREKIKQLETRSNEPVTQSPTIIKFEEFIDKFSGDNSDQIEQWLRELERAFLPYKMNETTKFYNARRLLTGTAALFVKTIDVETYAELKEELLKTFAKTPSIENVYRQLRTRRLSRNESVARYVLEMKQIAGDEIVEEELINIIIDGIGDPINTAAIRYSAKSVEELQQMLKKYEMIRPQQNSVQRVNIASSSTSPRNVSVVKNKNAIEEIRCYNCSKIGHYQSSCPSPRRPAGSCFLCHQMGHSYQNCPNRVKNTSAAITTQDREIVNSEQEPEELY